The Accipiter gentilis chromosome 34, bAccGen1.1, whole genome shotgun sequence genome has a segment encoding these proteins:
- the TMPO gene encoding thymopoietin isoform X2 encodes MPEFLSDPSVLTKEKLKSELIANNVSLPGGEQRKDVYVQLYLQHLTARNPPAAAAQPDFSSDEEREPTPLGARNRGAAAGRKATKKTDKPRPEEKDDLDITEMSNEDLQEQLVKYGLNPGPIVATTRKLYEKKLLKLMEQDPELKPPVPLPAISSTAENTRQNGNNDSDQYSDNEEDPKTELRLEKREPLKARTKTPVALKQKRVVEHNQVEATAQLPVDDAVISESTPIAETILTASNETLVVNRVPGNFKHAAPTLSISELSDMPRRTPKQPLMTAEQEETDCLHQCFFNHVGHNQSCDLLNTAMIEETEESTECFKTPKVTRQLPLTKVAERTHTEERRVERDILKEMFPYEVSTPTGISASCRRPIKGAASRPIEPSDFRMEESYSKYAPKYGTSTDIKSEKPPTKKERSIPLWIKVLLFVVVSVFLFLVYQSMETNQGNPFSKYLNIGSPGGAK; translated from the exons ATGCCCGAGTTCCTGTCGGATCCGTCGGTGCTGACCAAGGAGAAGCTGAAGAGCGAGCTGATCGCTAACAATGTGAGCCTGCCGGGCGGCGAGCAGCGCAAGGACGTCTACGTGCAGCTCTACCTGCAGCACCTCACCGCCCGCaacccgcccgccgccgccgcccagcccgACTTCTCCAGCGACGAGGAACGGGAGCCCACCCCTCTTGGCGCCAGGaaccgcggagccgccgccgggaGG AAGGCCACAAAGAAAACTGACAAACCCAGGCCAGAGGAGAAGGATGACCTAGATATAACAGAGATGAGTAATGAAGATCTTCAAGAGCAACTTGTGAAGTATGGACTAAACCCTGGCCCAATTGTAG CTACTACTAGGAAGCTTTATGAGAAAAAACTGTTGAAACTGATGGAACAAGATCCAGAACTGAAGCCACCTGTACCTCTCCCAGCGATTTCTTCAACTGCTGAGAACACCAGACAGAATGGAAATAATGATTCTGACCAGTACAGTGACAATGAAGAAG ATCCGAAGACTGAGCTGAGGCTTGAGAAGAGAGAACCATTGAAAGCCAGGACGAAGACTCCAGTAGCACTCAAACAAAAAAGAGTTGTTGAACACAACCAG gTGGAAGCTACAGCACAGTTGCCTGTAGATGATGCTGTAATATCAGAGAGTACTCCCATAGCTGAAACTATATTGACTGCAAGCAACGAGACCCTA GTTGTCAATAGGGTGCCTGGAAATTTCAAGCATGCAGCTCCTACACTGTCAATCAGTGAACTCTCAGACATGCCCAGAAGAACACCAAAGCAACCATTGATGACAGCTGaa CAAGAAGAGACAGATTGCCTACATCAGTGCTTTTTTAATCATGTTGGCCACAACCAATCCTGTGATCTGCTCAACACAGCCATGATAGAG GAAACTGAGGAGAGCACTGAATGCTTTAAGACGCCAAAAGTGACCAGACAGCTGCCACTAACAAAG GTGGCGGAGAGAACTCATACAGAAGAACGAAGAGTAGAAAGGGATATTCTTAAGGAAATGTTCCCTTATGAAGTCTCAACACCTACAGGAATTAG TGCTAGCTGCCGTCGACCAATCAAAGGAGCTGCTAGCCGGCCTATAGAGCCCAGTGACTTCAGAATGGAGGAAAGTTACTCTAAGTATGCTCCAAAATATGGTACCTCAACTGACATCAAGTCGGAGAAgccaccaacaaaaaaagaacGCTCCATTCCCCTGTGGATAAAAGTTcttctctttgttgttgtttcagtctttttgtttttggtttatcAGTCTATGGAAACTAACCAAGGAAATCCTTTCTCTAAATATCTTAATATTGGCTCTCCGGGTGGTGCCAAATGA
- the TMPO gene encoding thymopoietin isoform X3 has translation MPEFLSDPSVLTKEKLKSELIANNVSLPGGEQRKDVYVQLYLQHLTARNPPAAAAQPDFSSDEEREPTPLGARNRGAAAGRKATKKTDKPRPEEKDDLDITEMSNEDLQEQLVKYGLNPGPIVATTRKLYEKKLLKLMEQDPELKPPVPLPAISSTAENTRQNGNNDSDQYSDNEEDPKTELRLEKREPLKARTKTPVALKQKRVVEHNQTYSQDGVTETVWTSGSSKSGPLQAFSRESTRVSRRTPRKRVEATAQLPVDDAVISESTPIAETILTASNETLVVNRVPGNFKHAAPTLSISELSDMPRRTPKQPLMTAEVAERTHTEERRVERDILKEMFPYEVSTPTGISASCRRPIKGAASRPIEPSDFRMEESYSKYAPKYGTSTDIKSEKPPTKKERSIPLWIKVLLFVVVSVFLFLVYQSMETNQGNPFSKYLNIGSPGGAK, from the exons ATGCCCGAGTTCCTGTCGGATCCGTCGGTGCTGACCAAGGAGAAGCTGAAGAGCGAGCTGATCGCTAACAATGTGAGCCTGCCGGGCGGCGAGCAGCGCAAGGACGTCTACGTGCAGCTCTACCTGCAGCACCTCACCGCCCGCaacccgcccgccgccgccgcccagcccgACTTCTCCAGCGACGAGGAACGGGAGCCCACCCCTCTTGGCGCCAGGaaccgcggagccgccgccgggaGG AAGGCCACAAAGAAAACTGACAAACCCAGGCCAGAGGAGAAGGATGACCTAGATATAACAGAGATGAGTAATGAAGATCTTCAAGAGCAACTTGTGAAGTATGGACTAAACCCTGGCCCAATTGTAG CTACTACTAGGAAGCTTTATGAGAAAAAACTGTTGAAACTGATGGAACAAGATCCAGAACTGAAGCCACCTGTACCTCTCCCAGCGATTTCTTCAACTGCTGAGAACACCAGACAGAATGGAAATAATGATTCTGACCAGTACAGTGACAATGAAGAAG ATCCGAAGACTGAGCTGAGGCTTGAGAAGAGAGAACCATTGAAAGCCAGGACGAAGACTCCAGTAGCACTCAAACAAAAAAGAGTTGTTGAACACAACCAG ACCTATTCTCAAGATGGAGTTACTGAGACTGTCTGGACAAGTGGATCTTCAAAAAGTGGACCTCTGCAGGCATTTTCTAGGGAGTCTACAAGAGTGTCAAGAAGAACACCAAGGAAAAGG gTGGAAGCTACAGCACAGTTGCCTGTAGATGATGCTGTAATATCAGAGAGTACTCCCATAGCTGAAACTATATTGACTGCAAGCAACGAGACCCTA GTTGTCAATAGGGTGCCTGGAAATTTCAAGCATGCAGCTCCTACACTGTCAATCAGTGAACTCTCAGACATGCCCAGAAGAACACCAAAGCAACCATTGATGACAGCTGaa GTGGCGGAGAGAACTCATACAGAAGAACGAAGAGTAGAAAGGGATATTCTTAAGGAAATGTTCCCTTATGAAGTCTCAACACCTACAGGAATTAG TGCTAGCTGCCGTCGACCAATCAAAGGAGCTGCTAGCCGGCCTATAGAGCCCAGTGACTTCAGAATGGAGGAAAGTTACTCTAAGTATGCTCCAAAATATGGTACCTCAACTGACATCAAGTCGGAGAAgccaccaacaaaaaaagaacGCTCCATTCCCCTGTGGATAAAAGTTcttctctttgttgttgtttcagtctttttgtttttggtttatcAGTCTATGGAAACTAACCAAGGAAATCCTTTCTCTAAATATCTTAATATTGGCTCTCCGGGTGGTGCCAAATGA
- the TMPO gene encoding thymopoietin isoform X5, translating to MPEFLSDPSVLTKEKLKSELIANNVSLPGGEQRKDVYVQLYLQHLTARNPPAAAAQPDFSSDEEREPTPLGARNRGAAAGRKATKKTDKPRPEEKDDLDITEMSNEDLQEQLVKYGLNPGPIVATTRKLYEKKLLKLMEQDPELKPPVPLPAISSTAENTRQNGNNDSDQYSDNEEDPKTELRLEKREPLKARTKTPVALKQKRVVEHNQVEATAQLPVDDAVISESTPIAETILTASNETLVVNRVPGNFKHAAPTLSISELSDMPRRTPKQPLMTAEVAERTHTEERRVERDILKEMFPYEVSTPTGISASCRRPIKGAASRPIEPSDFRMEESYSKYAPKYGTSTDIKSEKPPTKKERSIPLWIKVLLFVVVSVFLFLVYQSMETNQGNPFSKYLNIGSPGGAK from the exons ATGCCCGAGTTCCTGTCGGATCCGTCGGTGCTGACCAAGGAGAAGCTGAAGAGCGAGCTGATCGCTAACAATGTGAGCCTGCCGGGCGGCGAGCAGCGCAAGGACGTCTACGTGCAGCTCTACCTGCAGCACCTCACCGCCCGCaacccgcccgccgccgccgcccagcccgACTTCTCCAGCGACGAGGAACGGGAGCCCACCCCTCTTGGCGCCAGGaaccgcggagccgccgccgggaGG AAGGCCACAAAGAAAACTGACAAACCCAGGCCAGAGGAGAAGGATGACCTAGATATAACAGAGATGAGTAATGAAGATCTTCAAGAGCAACTTGTGAAGTATGGACTAAACCCTGGCCCAATTGTAG CTACTACTAGGAAGCTTTATGAGAAAAAACTGTTGAAACTGATGGAACAAGATCCAGAACTGAAGCCACCTGTACCTCTCCCAGCGATTTCTTCAACTGCTGAGAACACCAGACAGAATGGAAATAATGATTCTGACCAGTACAGTGACAATGAAGAAG ATCCGAAGACTGAGCTGAGGCTTGAGAAGAGAGAACCATTGAAAGCCAGGACGAAGACTCCAGTAGCACTCAAACAAAAAAGAGTTGTTGAACACAACCAG gTGGAAGCTACAGCACAGTTGCCTGTAGATGATGCTGTAATATCAGAGAGTACTCCCATAGCTGAAACTATATTGACTGCAAGCAACGAGACCCTA GTTGTCAATAGGGTGCCTGGAAATTTCAAGCATGCAGCTCCTACACTGTCAATCAGTGAACTCTCAGACATGCCCAGAAGAACACCAAAGCAACCATTGATGACAGCTGaa GTGGCGGAGAGAACTCATACAGAAGAACGAAGAGTAGAAAGGGATATTCTTAAGGAAATGTTCCCTTATGAAGTCTCAACACCTACAGGAATTAG TGCTAGCTGCCGTCGACCAATCAAAGGAGCTGCTAGCCGGCCTATAGAGCCCAGTGACTTCAGAATGGAGGAAAGTTACTCTAAGTATGCTCCAAAATATGGTACCTCAACTGACATCAAGTCGGAGAAgccaccaacaaaaaaagaacGCTCCATTCCCCTGTGGATAAAAGTTcttctctttgttgttgtttcagtctttttgtttttggtttatcAGTCTATGGAAACTAACCAAGGAAATCCTTTCTCTAAATATCTTAATATTGGCTCTCCGGGTGGTGCCAAATGA
- the TMPO gene encoding thymopoietin isoform X6 — protein MPEFLSDPSVLTKEKLKSELIANNVSLPGGEQRKDVYVQLYLQHLTARNPPAAAAQPDFSSDEEREPTPLGARNRGAAAGRKATKKTDKPRPEEKDDLDITEMSNEDLQEQLVKYGLNPGPIVATTRKLYEKKLLKLMEQDPELKPPVPLPAISSTAENTRQNGNNDSDQYSDNEEDPKTELRLEKREPLKARTKTPVALKQKRVVEHNQVAERTHTEERRVERDILKEMFPYEVSTPTGISASCRRPIKGAASRPIEPSDFRMEESYSKYAPKYGTSTDIKSEKPPTKKERSIPLWIKVLLFVVVSVFLFLVYQSMETNQGNPFSKYLNIGSPGGAK, from the exons ATGCCCGAGTTCCTGTCGGATCCGTCGGTGCTGACCAAGGAGAAGCTGAAGAGCGAGCTGATCGCTAACAATGTGAGCCTGCCGGGCGGCGAGCAGCGCAAGGACGTCTACGTGCAGCTCTACCTGCAGCACCTCACCGCCCGCaacccgcccgccgccgccgcccagcccgACTTCTCCAGCGACGAGGAACGGGAGCCCACCCCTCTTGGCGCCAGGaaccgcggagccgccgccgggaGG AAGGCCACAAAGAAAACTGACAAACCCAGGCCAGAGGAGAAGGATGACCTAGATATAACAGAGATGAGTAATGAAGATCTTCAAGAGCAACTTGTGAAGTATGGACTAAACCCTGGCCCAATTGTAG CTACTACTAGGAAGCTTTATGAGAAAAAACTGTTGAAACTGATGGAACAAGATCCAGAACTGAAGCCACCTGTACCTCTCCCAGCGATTTCTTCAACTGCTGAGAACACCAGACAGAATGGAAATAATGATTCTGACCAGTACAGTGACAATGAAGAAG ATCCGAAGACTGAGCTGAGGCTTGAGAAGAGAGAACCATTGAAAGCCAGGACGAAGACTCCAGTAGCACTCAAACAAAAAAGAGTTGTTGAACACAACCAG GTGGCGGAGAGAACTCATACAGAAGAACGAAGAGTAGAAAGGGATATTCTTAAGGAAATGTTCCCTTATGAAGTCTCAACACCTACAGGAATTAG TGCTAGCTGCCGTCGACCAATCAAAGGAGCTGCTAGCCGGCCTATAGAGCCCAGTGACTTCAGAATGGAGGAAAGTTACTCTAAGTATGCTCCAAAATATGGTACCTCAACTGACATCAAGTCGGAGAAgccaccaacaaaaaaagaacGCTCCATTCCCCTGTGGATAAAAGTTcttctctttgttgttgtttcagtctttttgtttttggtttatcAGTCTATGGAAACTAACCAAGGAAATCCTTTCTCTAAATATCTTAATATTGGCTCTCCGGGTGGTGCCAAATGA
- the TMPO gene encoding thymopoietin isoform X1, producing the protein MPEFLSDPSVLTKEKLKSELIANNVSLPGGEQRKDVYVQLYLQHLTARNPPAAAAQPDFSSDEEREPTPLGARNRGAAAGRKATKKTDKPRPEEKDDLDITEMSNEDLQEQLVKYGLNPGPIVATTRKLYEKKLLKLMEQDPELKPPVPLPAISSTAENTRQNGNNDSDQYSDNEEDPKTELRLEKREPLKARTKTPVALKQKRVVEHNQTYSQDGVTETVWTSGSSKSGPLQAFSRESTRVSRRTPRKRVEATAQLPVDDAVISESTPIAETILTASNETLVVNRVPGNFKHAAPTLSISELSDMPRRTPKQPLMTAEQEETDCLHQCFFNHVGHNQSCDLLNTAMIEETEESTECFKTPKVTRQLPLTKVAERTHTEERRVERDILKEMFPYEVSTPTGISASCRRPIKGAASRPIEPSDFRMEESYSKYAPKYGTSTDIKSEKPPTKKERSIPLWIKVLLFVVVSVFLFLVYQSMETNQGNPFSKYLNIGSPGGAK; encoded by the exons ATGCCCGAGTTCCTGTCGGATCCGTCGGTGCTGACCAAGGAGAAGCTGAAGAGCGAGCTGATCGCTAACAATGTGAGCCTGCCGGGCGGCGAGCAGCGCAAGGACGTCTACGTGCAGCTCTACCTGCAGCACCTCACCGCCCGCaacccgcccgccgccgccgcccagcccgACTTCTCCAGCGACGAGGAACGGGAGCCCACCCCTCTTGGCGCCAGGaaccgcggagccgccgccgggaGG AAGGCCACAAAGAAAACTGACAAACCCAGGCCAGAGGAGAAGGATGACCTAGATATAACAGAGATGAGTAATGAAGATCTTCAAGAGCAACTTGTGAAGTATGGACTAAACCCTGGCCCAATTGTAG CTACTACTAGGAAGCTTTATGAGAAAAAACTGTTGAAACTGATGGAACAAGATCCAGAACTGAAGCCACCTGTACCTCTCCCAGCGATTTCTTCAACTGCTGAGAACACCAGACAGAATGGAAATAATGATTCTGACCAGTACAGTGACAATGAAGAAG ATCCGAAGACTGAGCTGAGGCTTGAGAAGAGAGAACCATTGAAAGCCAGGACGAAGACTCCAGTAGCACTCAAACAAAAAAGAGTTGTTGAACACAACCAG ACCTATTCTCAAGATGGAGTTACTGAGACTGTCTGGACAAGTGGATCTTCAAAAAGTGGACCTCTGCAGGCATTTTCTAGGGAGTCTACAAGAGTGTCAAGAAGAACACCAAGGAAAAGG gTGGAAGCTACAGCACAGTTGCCTGTAGATGATGCTGTAATATCAGAGAGTACTCCCATAGCTGAAACTATATTGACTGCAAGCAACGAGACCCTA GTTGTCAATAGGGTGCCTGGAAATTTCAAGCATGCAGCTCCTACACTGTCAATCAGTGAACTCTCAGACATGCCCAGAAGAACACCAAAGCAACCATTGATGACAGCTGaa CAAGAAGAGACAGATTGCCTACATCAGTGCTTTTTTAATCATGTTGGCCACAACCAATCCTGTGATCTGCTCAACACAGCCATGATAGAG GAAACTGAGGAGAGCACTGAATGCTTTAAGACGCCAAAAGTGACCAGACAGCTGCCACTAACAAAG GTGGCGGAGAGAACTCATACAGAAGAACGAAGAGTAGAAAGGGATATTCTTAAGGAAATGTTCCCTTATGAAGTCTCAACACCTACAGGAATTAG TGCTAGCTGCCGTCGACCAATCAAAGGAGCTGCTAGCCGGCCTATAGAGCCCAGTGACTTCAGAATGGAGGAAAGTTACTCTAAGTATGCTCCAAAATATGGTACCTCAACTGACATCAAGTCGGAGAAgccaccaacaaaaaaagaacGCTCCATTCCCCTGTGGATAAAAGTTcttctctttgttgttgtttcagtctttttgtttttggtttatcAGTCTATGGAAACTAACCAAGGAAATCCTTTCTCTAAATATCTTAATATTGGCTCTCCGGGTGGTGCCAAATGA
- the TMPO gene encoding thymopoietin isoform X4 has protein sequence MPEFLSDPSVLTKEKLKSELIANNVSLPGGEQRKDVYVQLYLQHLTARNPPAAAAQPDFSSDEEREPTPLGARNRGAAAGRKATKKTDKPRPEEKDDLDITEMSNEDLQEQLVKYGLNPGPIVATTRKLYEKKLLKLMEQDPELKPPVPLPAISSTAENTRQNGNNDSDQYSDNEEDPKTELRLEKREPLKARTKTPVALKQKRVVEHNQVVNRVPGNFKHAAPTLSISELSDMPRRTPKQPLMTAEQEETDCLHQCFFNHVGHNQSCDLLNTAMIEETEESTECFKTPKVTRQLPLTKVAERTHTEERRVERDILKEMFPYEVSTPTGISASCRRPIKGAASRPIEPSDFRMEESYSKYAPKYGTSTDIKSEKPPTKKERSIPLWIKVLLFVVVSVFLFLVYQSMETNQGNPFSKYLNIGSPGGAK, from the exons ATGCCCGAGTTCCTGTCGGATCCGTCGGTGCTGACCAAGGAGAAGCTGAAGAGCGAGCTGATCGCTAACAATGTGAGCCTGCCGGGCGGCGAGCAGCGCAAGGACGTCTACGTGCAGCTCTACCTGCAGCACCTCACCGCCCGCaacccgcccgccgccgccgcccagcccgACTTCTCCAGCGACGAGGAACGGGAGCCCACCCCTCTTGGCGCCAGGaaccgcggagccgccgccgggaGG AAGGCCACAAAGAAAACTGACAAACCCAGGCCAGAGGAGAAGGATGACCTAGATATAACAGAGATGAGTAATGAAGATCTTCAAGAGCAACTTGTGAAGTATGGACTAAACCCTGGCCCAATTGTAG CTACTACTAGGAAGCTTTATGAGAAAAAACTGTTGAAACTGATGGAACAAGATCCAGAACTGAAGCCACCTGTACCTCTCCCAGCGATTTCTTCAACTGCTGAGAACACCAGACAGAATGGAAATAATGATTCTGACCAGTACAGTGACAATGAAGAAG ATCCGAAGACTGAGCTGAGGCTTGAGAAGAGAGAACCATTGAAAGCCAGGACGAAGACTCCAGTAGCACTCAAACAAAAAAGAGTTGTTGAACACAACCAG GTTGTCAATAGGGTGCCTGGAAATTTCAAGCATGCAGCTCCTACACTGTCAATCAGTGAACTCTCAGACATGCCCAGAAGAACACCAAAGCAACCATTGATGACAGCTGaa CAAGAAGAGACAGATTGCCTACATCAGTGCTTTTTTAATCATGTTGGCCACAACCAATCCTGTGATCTGCTCAACACAGCCATGATAGAG GAAACTGAGGAGAGCACTGAATGCTTTAAGACGCCAAAAGTGACCAGACAGCTGCCACTAACAAAG GTGGCGGAGAGAACTCATACAGAAGAACGAAGAGTAGAAAGGGATATTCTTAAGGAAATGTTCCCTTATGAAGTCTCAACACCTACAGGAATTAG TGCTAGCTGCCGTCGACCAATCAAAGGAGCTGCTAGCCGGCCTATAGAGCCCAGTGACTTCAGAATGGAGGAAAGTTACTCTAAGTATGCTCCAAAATATGGTACCTCAACTGACATCAAGTCGGAGAAgccaccaacaaaaaaagaacGCTCCATTCCCCTGTGGATAAAAGTTcttctctttgttgttgtttcagtctttttgtttttggtttatcAGTCTATGGAAACTAACCAAGGAAATCCTTTCTCTAAATATCTTAATATTGGCTCTCCGGGTGGTGCCAAATGA